A stretch of Faecalibacterium duncaniae DNA encodes these proteins:
- a CDS encoding ABC transporter permease, whose protein sequence is MLKYTVKRLLQSLVTIFLIATAVFLMMRCLPTDYYFTEEQLMKFTDQQKTAALEAAGLTDPIPTQLVKFYNNLLHLDFGTSRRIQNGAPVVKVIGKKFGVSMRLGLTASAISLVVGVLMGILQAAFKDKVFDWIGTAYTVFVNAVPSLVSYSLVLVFGSKYLGFPTLYSTRNVSASSVLPITCLSLASIAGYALWTRRYMVDELTRDYIKLARVKGLSSREIMFKHVLRNAMVPMVQYIPQSILLTVGGSLLMERFFSVPGMGPLLTDAIQRYDLNVVQTLVILYAVLGIVGVFLGDVLMMVVDPRITLTGKEEAR, encoded by the coding sequence ATGTTAAAATACACGGTTAAGCGACTGCTCCAGTCGCTTGTCACAATCTTTCTGATCGCAACAGCAGTTTTCCTGATGATGCGCTGCCTGCCGACGGACTACTACTTCACTGAGGAACAGCTCATGAAGTTTACCGATCAGCAGAAGACCGCCGCTCTGGAGGCTGCTGGCCTGACCGATCCCATCCCCACCCAGCTGGTCAAGTTCTATAACAACCTGCTGCATCTGGATTTCGGCACTTCCCGCCGCATTCAGAACGGTGCCCCGGTGGTCAAGGTCATTGGCAAAAAGTTTGGTGTCTCCATGCGTCTGGGCCTCACGGCATCCGCCATCTCTCTGGTGGTCGGTGTGCTGATGGGCATCCTGCAGGCGGCATTCAAGGACAAGGTATTCGACTGGATCGGCACGGCCTACACCGTGTTCGTCAACGCGGTCCCGTCGCTGGTGTCGTATTCTCTGGTGCTGGTCTTTGGTTCCAAGTACCTGGGATTCCCCACGCTGTATTCCACCCGCAATGTGAGTGCTTCCAGTGTGCTGCCCATCACCTGCCTTTCGCTGGCATCCATTGCAGGCTATGCCCTGTGGACCCGCCGCTACATGGTGGATGAGCTGACCCGCGACTATATCAAGCTGGCCCGTGTCAAGGGCCTGAGCTCCCGCGAGATCATGTTTAAGCATGTTCTGCGCAACGCCATGGTTCCCATGGTGCAGTATATCCCCCAGTCCATCCTGCTGACGGTGGGCGGCTCCCTGCTGATGGAACGGTTCTTCTCCGTTCCCGGCATGGGCCCCCTGCTGACGGATGCCATCCAGCGCTATGACCTGAACGTTGTGCAGACGCTGGTCATCCTCTACGCTGTGCTGGGCATCGTGGGCGTGTTCCTGGGCGATGTGCTGATGATGGTGGTTGACCCCCGTATTACTCTGACCGGAAAGGAGGAGGCTCGCTGA
- the ftsE gene encoding cell division ATP-binding protein FtsE, giving the protein MIDFEHVSKQYKHNAKPALEDVNFHVDDGEFVFLLGHSGAGKSTLLKLILREETPTEGRVLVNGQDVARLRRRKIPYLRRQMGIIFQDFRLIPTMTVYENIAFAMHVTNIGHKQIKERVNYMLELVHLEDKAKVYPDLLSGGEQQRVAVARALAHAPKLVIADEPTGNIDPELSLEMMELLERVSEMGITVLVVTHEHELVRHFDRRVVTLSGGHIISDVPTGSMIPHPPVDPKELEMEVSLV; this is encoded by the coding sequence ATGATAGATTTTGAACACGTTTCAAAGCAGTACAAGCACAACGCAAAGCCTGCCCTGGAGGATGTCAACTTCCATGTGGATGATGGCGAGTTTGTTTTTCTGCTGGGTCACTCGGGCGCGGGCAAATCCACCCTGCTCAAGCTGATCCTGCGCGAGGAGACCCCCACCGAGGGCCGCGTGCTGGTGAACGGGCAGGATGTTGCCCGCCTGCGCCGCCGCAAGATCCCCTACCTGCGCCGTCAGATGGGCATCATCTTTCAGGATTTCCGGCTTATCCCCACCATGACCGTTTACGAGAACATTGCCTTTGCCATGCATGTTACCAACATCGGGCATAAGCAGATCAAAGAGCGCGTGAATTACATGCTGGAGCTTGTCCACCTGGAGGACAAGGCAAAGGTCTACCCCGACCTGCTCTCCGGCGGTGAGCAGCAGCGTGTGGCTGTGGCCCGCGCCCTGGCCCACGCCCCCAAGCTGGTGATTGCGGACGAGCCCACCGGCAACATCGACCCCGAGCTGAGCCTTGAGATGATGGAGCTGCTGGAGCGTGTCAGTGAGATGGGCATCACTGTGCTGGTGGTCACCCATGAGCACGAGCTGGTCCGTCACTTTGACCGCCGCGTGGTCACCCTGTCCGGCGGACACATCATCTCGGATGTGCCCACGGGCTCCATGATCCCCCACCCGCCCGTAGACCCGAAGGAACTGGAAATGGAGGTGTCGCTGGTATGA
- a CDS encoding murein hydrolase activator EnvC family protein encodes MKQAKHSAGFRLHLMYTPAHAKPAPGHSRAMRAASLFLAAACLLLSVSVYPATAATSMSSLQNKLDKLSQSIVQHKKELSNAKKKEQAAKALESELKEKVTVVQSQISVLKGQIAEVQNSIGLKEQEIAVKEQQITEKEAEIADQWGDFKQHMAAMQELRDGGSVAMLSAVNDLYELLTFNEVMQDISIKDTEILDNMKNAKEALESDKLTLESQRSELQSKKADLDAQNSQMRAKQNELNSSVAAAQMSAAEAQQAQKDAQAAIESDEMNYEAVKKQIQKMIAAAAASKPTLSFTGFICPLKSYSRISSEYGWRKNPVTGVNKLHAGTDFAAPGGTPIYAAASGYVQVAGWSSGGYGNYVIIYHGKMSDGNQYSTLYGHMRSVATSAGKYVQQGEIIGYVGSTGNSTGNHLHLEVWKGGSKANAVNPRGYIPMK; translated from the coding sequence GTGAAACAAGCAAAACACTCTGCGGGCTTCCGCCTGCACCTCATGTATACCCCCGCCCACGCAAAGCCCGCCCCCGGGCACAGCCGGGCCATGCGCGCCGCCAGCCTGTTTCTGGCAGCGGCCTGCCTGCTGCTGAGCGTTTCGGTCTACCCGGCCACGGCGGCTACCAGCATGTCCAGCCTGCAGAACAAGCTGGATAAGCTCTCCCAGTCCATTGTACAGCACAAAAAGGAACTGTCCAATGCAAAAAAGAAGGAGCAGGCCGCCAAGGCGCTGGAATCGGAGCTGAAGGAAAAGGTCACGGTGGTCCAGAGCCAGATCAGCGTGCTGAAGGGCCAGATCGCCGAGGTGCAGAACAGCATCGGCCTGAAGGAACAGGAGATCGCCGTCAAGGAGCAGCAGATCACCGAAAAAGAAGCGGAGATCGCCGACCAGTGGGGGGATTTCAAGCAGCACATGGCCGCCATGCAGGAGCTGCGGGACGGCGGCAGCGTTGCCATGCTGTCTGCGGTGAACGACCTGTATGAGCTGCTGACCTTCAACGAGGTCATGCAGGACATCTCCATCAAGGACACCGAGATTCTGGACAACATGAAGAACGCCAAGGAAGCGCTGGAAAGCGATAAGCTGACGCTGGAATCCCAGCGCAGCGAGCTGCAAAGCAAAAAGGCAGATCTGGATGCCCAAAACAGCCAGATGCGTGCCAAGCAGAACGAGCTCAACTCCAGCGTAGCCGCCGCCCAGATGAGCGCTGCCGAGGCGCAGCAGGCCCAGAAGGACGCGCAGGCCGCCATTGAATCGGACGAGATGAACTATGAGGCCGTCAAGAAGCAGATCCAGAAGATGATCGCCGCGGCCGCTGCCTCCAAGCCCACCCTGAGCTTTACCGGCTTCATCTGCCCGCTCAAGAGCTATAGCCGCATTTCCAGTGAGTACGGCTGGCGCAAGAACCCCGTTACGGGGGTCAACAAGCTCCACGCCGGTACCGACTTTGCCGCCCCGGGCGGCACGCCCATCTATGCAGCCGCCAGCGGTTATGTGCAGGTGGCGGGCTGGTCCAGCGGCGGCTACGGCAACTATGTCATCATTTACCACGGCAAAATGTCCGATGGCAACCAGTACAGCACCCTGTACGGCCACATGCGGTCGGTCGCCACCTCGGCGGGCAAGTATGTCCAGCAGGGTGAGATCATCGGTTATGTGGGCAGCACGGGCAACTCTACCGGCAACCATCTCCATCTGGAGGTCTGGAAGGGCGGCTCCAAGGCCAATGCCGTCAACCCCCGTGGTTATATCCCCATGAAATAA
- a CDS encoding ABC transporter permease — MAKASDFEGKKPEELFYFVDYSPEEAERIGYSNYSYWGSVIQNFLKQKVAVFCLILFLALTVFSFIALGIGKYHYTTLISDSSKAFIKPNAEYWFGTDNLGRDYWCQVWYATQVSIRLALVVAVGESIVGVIFGLIWGYVRSLDRFFTELYNLIDNVPYIIYMTLIALMVGQSFWIMAISMIAINWLSMARRVRNMVFMFRDREYNLASRCLGTPLWRVLTKNILPYLVSVIILRMALSIPGTINLESTLSYLGLGLGIDTPSLGLILSKVRGFFLDYPYLLVFPASIVSIISISFYIMGNALSDAADPRNHV; from the coding sequence ATGGCTAAGGCATCGGATTTTGAGGGCAAGAAGCCCGAAGAACTGTTCTACTTTGTGGATTATTCCCCGGAAGAAGCTGAACGCATCGGCTACTCCAACTATTCCTATTGGGGTTCTGTCATCCAGAACTTCCTCAAGCAGAAGGTCGCTGTCTTCTGCCTGATCCTGTTCCTGGCGCTGACAGTGTTCTCCTTCATTGCGCTGGGCATCGGCAAGTATCACTATACCACCCTGATCTCTGATTCCAGCAAGGCTTTCATCAAGCCCAACGCTGAGTACTGGTTCGGTACCGACAACCTGGGCCGTGACTACTGGTGCCAGGTGTGGTATGCCACCCAGGTTTCCATCCGTCTGGCTCTGGTGGTCGCCGTGGGCGAGAGCATCGTGGGCGTGATCTTCGGCCTGATCTGGGGCTATGTGCGCAGTCTGGACCGCTTCTTCACGGAGCTGTACAACCTGATCGACAACGTGCCCTATATCATTTATATGACCCTGATCGCCCTGATGGTGGGCCAGAGCTTCTGGATCATGGCCATCTCCATGATCGCCATCAACTGGCTTTCTATGGCACGCCGTGTCCGCAACATGGTGTTCATGTTCCGTGACCGCGAGTACAACCTCGCGTCCCGCTGCCTGGGCACCCCGCTGTGGCGTGTGCTGACCAAGAACATCCTGCCGTATCTGGTCTCCGTTATCATCCTGCGTATGGCACTGTCCATCCCGGGCACCATCAATCTGGAATCCACGCTGTCCTACCTGGGCCTGGGCCTGGGCATCGACACGCCTTCTCTGGGCCTGATCCTGAGCAAGGTGCGCGGCTTCTTCCTGGATTATCCGTACCTGCTGGTTTTCCCTGCATCCATCGTGTCCATCATTTCCATTTCTTTCTATATTATGGGCAACGCTTTGTCGGATGCGGCTGATCCGCGCAACCACGTTTGA
- a CDS encoding PucR family transcriptional regulator translates to MANRVFQSVIYQMKDAIDRVVGVVDETGAVISCSELNLIGEVREGFMAERLTAGDRFVRDGYTYQQFSSAKHNDYAVFVEGADETAGQFAALLSISLQSIKQYHDEKFDKANFIKNVVLDNILPGDIYAKARELHFATDVSRVVFIVRVTSGGDISAYDVVSSLFPDKQKDFVFNISETDTVLVKEIRKGIDRTDMEKLAASIVDTLSGEHYIKAVVGIGTPISNVKDLATSFKEAQIAMEVSKVFDTEKQIIRYDNLGIARLIYQLPTTVCEMFLREVFKQGSIESLDQETLFTIQRFFENNLNVSETSRGLFVHRNTLVYRLEKIKKLTGLDLREFDDAIVFKVALMVKKYLSNNPAKY, encoded by the coding sequence ATGGCCAATAGAGTATTCCAGAGCGTGATCTACCAGATGAAAGATGCCATCGATCGTGTGGTCGGTGTGGTGGATGAGACCGGCGCTGTGATCTCCTGCTCGGAGCTGAACCTGATCGGAGAGGTGCGCGAGGGCTTTATGGCAGAGCGCCTGACGGCCGGTGACCGCTTTGTGCGGGATGGCTACACCTATCAGCAGTTCTCCAGCGCAAAGCATAACGACTATGCCGTGTTTGTGGAAGGCGCGGACGAGACTGCGGGCCAGTTTGCGGCCCTGCTCTCCATCAGCCTGCAGAGCATCAAGCAGTACCACGATGAAAAGTTCGACAAAGCCAACTTCATCAAGAACGTGGTGCTGGACAACATCCTGCCCGGCGATATCTACGCCAAGGCCCGTGAGCTGCACTTTGCCACCGATGTTTCCCGTGTGGTGTTCATTGTGCGCGTGACCTCCGGCGGCGACATCTCCGCTTACGATGTGGTCAGCAGCCTGTTCCCGGACAAGCAGAAGGACTTTGTGTTCAACATCAGCGAGACCGACACCGTGCTGGTCAAGGAGATCCGCAAGGGCATCGACCGCACCGATATGGAGAAGCTGGCTGCCAGCATCGTGGACACCCTGTCCGGCGAGCATTACATCAAGGCTGTGGTCGGCATCGGCACCCCCATCTCCAACGTGAAGGATCTGGCTACCTCCTTCAAGGAAGCCCAGATCGCCATGGAGGTCAGCAAGGTGTTCGACACCGAGAAGCAGATCATCCGCTACGACAACCTTGGCATCGCCCGCCTGATCTACCAGCTGCCCACCACTGTCTGCGAGATGTTCCTGCGCGAGGTGTTCAAGCAGGGCAGCATCGAGAGCCTGGATCAGGAGACCCTGTTCACCATCCAGCGCTTCTTCGAGAACAACCTGAATGTGTCTGAGACCAGCCGCGGCCTGTTTGTCCACCGCAACACGCTGGTGTATCGTCTGGAAAAGATCAAAAAACTGACCGGTCTGGATCTGCGTGAGTTCGACGATGCCATCGTCTTTAAGGTGGCGTTGATGGTCAAGAAGTACCTGTCCAACAACCCGGCCAAATATTAA
- a CDS encoding peptide ABC transporter substrate-binding protein: protein MNNNYESHAISRRSFLKASGVVGAAGILAACGGNSGSSSTAASSGATSAPNTTGATPLKEFISWESTNRELESWNMLYSQMASDMNVTTNLWEGLLSFDCYGKAVPSVAKEWSHNEDSSVWTFNLRDDVDWVDVNGEVKAHLTSKDFLVGLEWVLNAAKNQANNTSMPNETLTGAADYYQKTSDMGDAAADLTYQDMLDAGVGVEAPDDYTLVFTCKDPCPYFDTVAAYTSFYPASEDLINELGVEGFRACDYTNMWYNGPYVVEEFISQNTKSYIPNPNYYAADEVSRFDRFTVTMISDGTVTFQLYQNRELDEMDVGESTLTTIQADPNSEYNAQLCEKRPKKFSYQMHFNYQKNNEDGTPDDNWNKAIANTAFRQCFYKGLDLTNYYARTNKINPLKCENDYYTMPGVCYNTQGQEYTTLVAKEMGFDGEAYDGKTMIRLRSNNGDIADLKKQAMDELSAIGVTFPVHAAYHIIAGSTTALDTATVLKQCFTDSFGDDFIVLDIKTYVSSITQEVRNPQLQSFVINGWGADYGDPVNFVGQEILHDDNAYYSWYYSNIAKVVEAGPADWQKDLVACYEEFTDLVNTAKAIVDDTDARYAAFAKAEASMLNSVLACPCNFDVSWTLTHANEYSKINAMYGPCNYKAVNWETSEEAYTTEQYEEFAAAFDAATKA from the coding sequence ATGAACAACAACTACGAGTCTCATGCAATCAGCCGCCGCAGCTTTCTGAAGGCTTCCGGTGTCGTTGGTGCCGCCGGCATTCTGGCCGCCTGCGGCGGCAACTCTGGCAGCAGCTCCACCGCTGCTTCCTCTGGTGCTACCAGCGCTCCCAACACCACCGGCGCTACCCCGCTGAAGGAGTTCATCTCCTGGGAGAGCACCAACCGTGAGCTGGAGAGCTGGAACATGCTGTACAGCCAGATGGCTTCCGACATGAATGTCACCACCAACCTGTGGGAAGGTCTGCTGAGCTTTGACTGCTACGGCAAGGCTGTGCCTTCCGTGGCCAAGGAGTGGAGCCACAATGAGGACTCTTCCGTTTGGACCTTCAACCTCCGCGACGATGTGGACTGGGTGGATGTGAACGGCGAGGTCAAGGCTCACCTGACCAGCAAGGACTTCCTCGTGGGTCTGGAGTGGGTGCTGAACGCAGCCAAGAACCAGGCCAACAACACCTCCATGCCCAACGAGACCCTGACCGGTGCTGCTGATTACTATCAGAAGACCAGCGATATGGGCGATGCTGCTGCCGACCTGACCTACCAGGATATGCTGGATGCAGGCGTGGGCGTTGAGGCTCCGGACGACTACACCCTGGTCTTCACCTGCAAGGATCCCTGCCCCTACTTCGATACCGTTGCTGCCTACACCAGCTTCTACCCCGCCTCTGAGGATCTGATCAACGAGCTGGGCGTTGAGGGCTTCCGTGCCTGCGATTACACCAACATGTGGTACAATGGTCCCTATGTGGTGGAGGAGTTCATCAGCCAGAACACCAAGAGCTACATCCCCAACCCCAACTACTATGCAGCTGACGAGGTGTCCCGCTTCGACCGCTTCACCGTCACCATGATCAGTGACGGCACCGTTACCTTCCAGCTGTATCAGAACCGTGAGCTGGACGAGATGGATGTGGGCGAGAGCACCCTGACCACCATCCAGGCTGATCCCAACAGCGAGTACAATGCTCAGCTGTGTGAGAAGCGTCCCAAGAAGTTCAGCTACCAGATGCACTTCAACTACCAGAAGAACAACGAGGACGGCACCCCCGACGACAACTGGAACAAGGCCATCGCCAACACCGCCTTCCGTCAGTGCTTCTACAAGGGCCTGGATCTGACCAACTACTATGCCCGTACCAACAAGATCAACCCCCTGAAGTGCGAGAACGACTACTACACCATGCCCGGTGTCTGCTACAACACCCAGGGCCAGGAGTACACCACTCTGGTGGCCAAGGAGATGGGTTTTGACGGCGAGGCTTACGATGGCAAGACCATGATTCGCTTGCGTTCCAACAACGGCGACATTGCTGACCTGAAGAAGCAGGCCATGGACGAGCTGAGCGCCATCGGTGTCACCTTCCCTGTCCACGCTGCTTACCACATCATCGCAGGTTCCACCACCGCTCTGGATACCGCTACTGTGCTGAAGCAGTGCTTCACCGACAGCTTCGGCGATGACTTCATCGTGCTGGACATCAAGACCTACGTCTCCTCCATCACCCAGGAAGTCCGCAACCCGCAGCTGCAGAGCTTCGTCATCAACGGCTGGGGCGCTGACTACGGCGATCCTGTCAACTTCGTTGGTCAGGAGATCCTGCACGACGACAACGCTTACTACAGCTGGTACTACTCCAACATCGCCAAGGTCGTTGAGGCTGGCCCCGCTGACTGGCAGAAGGATCTGGTGGCCTGCTACGAGGAGTTCACCGATCTGGTCAACACCGCAAAGGCCATCGTTGATGATACCGATGCCCGCTACGCTGCCTTTGCAAAGGCTGAGGCCAGCATGCTGAACAGCGTTCTGGCCTGCCCCTGCAACTTCGATGTTTCCTGGACTCTGACCCACGCCAACGAGTACAGCAAGATCAACGCTATGTATGGTCCCTGCAACTACAAGGCTGTCAACTGGGAGACCAGCGAAGAGGCTTACACCACCGAGCAGTACGAGGAGTTCGCCGCTGCATTTGACGCAGCTACCAAGGCTTAA
- a CDS encoding S41 family peptidase, which produces MNRKISVGMAVSIVILAMTVTFSITMLVAMRLFDSTVSSVKEKESMYNKIAEVDRYVRSNDYYPIDETTLYDRLTAGYLLGTGDKYARYFSATAYTELMNTQNGTLIGIGVELAVDQSGYAKVIKVYDESPAKEAGIQVGNYITAVDGTDVKSMSSVDAIQTRLRGESGTTVNVTWLDSEAAEHTADLTHSGYSSTTVDYQMVQGNVGYIRIRQFDSTTPSELDYAIRSLSANGAGSLVFDLRDNGGGLLDDAIQCIDLIAPEGTLAFAEDKNGTQTLLGTSTSESQIGLPVVCLVNGSTASAAELFASSLRTLNGARLVGTTTQGKGTIQSSPQRLSDGSAVVVTVAKLVCGDGSCFDGTGLTVDVERPLTADEQTAYYDYTVENDPQIQRAVSTAQQMSGTTTVSGVNEAASSEAADSAAAESVAEGDAEAASAESTPAETAPAESEAAGESTASSSQE; this is translated from the coding sequence ATGAACCGTAAGATATCGGTCGGCATGGCGGTCAGCATCGTCATCCTGGCCATGACCGTTACCTTTTCCATTACCATGCTGGTGGCGATGCGCCTGTTTGACAGCACCGTTTCCAGCGTGAAGGAAAAGGAAAGCATGTACAACAAGATCGCTGAGGTGGACCGCTATGTCCGTAGCAACGATTACTATCCCATCGATGAGACCACCCTCTACGACCGCCTGACGGCTGGCTACCTGCTGGGCACCGGAGACAAGTACGCCCGCTATTTCAGCGCCACCGCCTATACGGAGCTGATGAATACCCAGAACGGCACCCTGATCGGCATTGGCGTGGAGCTGGCTGTGGATCAGTCCGGCTATGCCAAGGTCATCAAGGTCTACGATGAATCCCCCGCCAAGGAGGCAGGCATTCAGGTCGGCAACTACATCACCGCTGTGGACGGCACCGATGTCAAGAGCATGAGCAGCGTGGATGCCATCCAGACCCGCCTGCGCGGCGAGAGCGGCACCACCGTCAATGTGACCTGGCTGGACAGCGAGGCCGCCGAGCATACCGCTGACCTGACCCACTCCGGCTACAGTTCCACCACCGTGGATTACCAGATGGTGCAGGGCAATGTGGGCTACATCCGGATCCGCCAGTTTGATTCCACCACCCCCAGCGAGCTGGATTACGCCATTCGCAGCCTGAGCGCCAACGGTGCGGGCAGCCTGGTGTTTGATCTGCGCGACAACGGCGGCGGCCTGCTGGACGATGCCATCCAGTGCATCGACCTGATCGCCCCGGAGGGCACGCTGGCCTTTGCTGAGGACAAGAACGGCACCCAGACCCTGCTGGGCACCAGCACCAGCGAATCCCAGATCGGCCTGCCCGTGGTCTGCCTGGTCAACGGCAGCACCGCCAGCGCTGCGGAGCTCTTTGCCAGCAGCCTGCGCACCCTGAATGGTGCCCGTCTGGTGGGCACCACCACGCAGGGCAAGGGCACCATCCAGAGCAGCCCCCAGCGCCTGTCCGATGGCAGTGCCGTGGTGGTCACCGTGGCAAAGCTGGTCTGCGGCGACGGCAGCTGCTTTGACGGCACCGGCCTGACCGTGGATGTGGAGCGCCCCCTGACTGCGGACGAACAGACCGCATACTATGATTACACTGTGGAGAACGATCCCCAGATCCAGCGTGCCGTGAGCACTGCCCAGCAGATGAGCGGCACCACCACCGTGAGCGGTGTCAACGAAGCGGCTTCCAGTGAAGCTGCCGACAGTGCCGCCGCCGAGAGCGTAGCGGAAGGGGACGCTGAGGCTGCATCTGCCGAGAGCACTCCGGCAGAGACCGCGCCCGCCGAAAGTGAAGCAGCAGGGGAGAGCACGGCATCCAGTAGTCAAGAATAA
- the rsmA gene encoding 16S rRNA (adenine(1518)-N(6)/adenine(1519)-N(6))-dimethyltransferase RsmA, with product MPELTDLSYVRALCEKYDFALSKGFGQNFIVNPGLPPKIVDASGVDKRYGVLEIGPGIGVLTRELAKRAAKVVSIEVDERLPPLLAETMAGVDNFKLVLQDVLKVDLKALIAQEFPGMPVAVCANLPYYITSPIVMKLLGDRLPIESLTVMVQKEAADRLAAAPGTRASSAISCAVSYYATSKMMFTAAPGSFYPAPKVTSAVVRMEIRPTPAVQVEDEEGYFALVRAAFGQRRKTAANAIASGLGMPKDAVTAAIEAAGFDARIRPEALTLEDFAKIQSALAR from the coding sequence ATGCCCGAACTGACCGACCTGTCTTATGTGCGCGCCCTGTGCGAAAAATATGATTTTGCCCTCTCCAAGGGCTTTGGCCAGAACTTCATCGTCAACCCCGGCCTGCCCCCCAAGATCGTGGATGCCAGCGGCGTGGACAAGCGCTACGGCGTGCTCGAGATCGGCCCCGGCATCGGCGTGCTGACCCGGGAGCTGGCAAAGCGGGCGGCAAAGGTGGTCTCCATCGAGGTGGATGAGCGCCTGCCGCCCCTGCTGGCCGAGACCATGGCCGGTGTGGACAACTTCAAGCTGGTGCTGCAGGATGTGCTCAAGGTGGACCTGAAAGCCCTGATCGCGCAGGAGTTCCCCGGGATGCCGGTGGCAGTCTGCGCCAACCTGCCCTATTATATTACAAGCCCCATTGTGATGAAGCTGCTGGGTGACCGCCTGCCCATCGAGAGCCTGACTGTGATGGTGCAGAAGGAAGCAGCCGATCGTCTGGCTGCCGCCCCGGGTACCCGGGCCTCCAGTGCCATCAGCTGTGCGGTGAGCTATTACGCGACCTCTAAGATGATGTTCACCGCCGCCCCGGGCAGCTTTTACCCGGCCCCCAAGGTGACCAGCGCTGTGGTGCGGATGGAGATCCGCCCCACCCCCGCCGTGCAGGTGGAGGACGAGGAGGGCTATTTTGCCCTTGTGCGCGCGGCCTTTGGCCAGCGGCGCAAGACTGCCGCCAATGCCATTGCCAGCGGCCTGGGGATGCCCAAGGATGCCGTGACCGCTGCCATTGAAGCCGCCGGTTTCGATGCCCGCATCCGTCCTGAGGCCCTGACGCTGGAGGATTTTGCAAAGATCCAGAGCGCACTGGCACGGTGA
- a CDS encoding cell division protein FtsX has protein sequence MMKPSTFGFLVVRGVRNLGKHWAMTIACIASLSVCMTLNTFATLAEVNVDSMVNYLGQQNEMVVYVDPEADDATIQSVGERITATPGVSRVQYMSKEDVLNQYRGYMADYAVLLDEFENDNPFKANYRVSLADLSQMQAMSQNFQSIPGVYSVTAPIEMTQTFVEVQRAVTKVGQIVILVLMAVSIITVGSTIRLSVFARRREIEIMKYVGATNHLVTLPFFVEGLTMGLISGAITSVAGIFGYAYIVQASSTLGGLWQLLMGTAMVPVDAVWPTILTYSLAGGALVGALGSMFSIRKHLNV, from the coding sequence ATGATGAAGCCTTCTACGTTCGGTTTCCTTGTGGTGCGCGGCGTGCGCAACCTGGGCAAGCACTGGGCCATGACCATTGCTTGCATCGCCTCCCTGAGCGTCTGTATGACCCTGAACACCTTTGCCACGCTGGCGGAAGTCAATGTGGACAGCATGGTGAACTATCTGGGCCAGCAGAACGAAATGGTGGTCTATGTGGACCCCGAAGCCGACGATGCCACCATCCAGTCGGTAGGGGAGCGCATCACTGCCACCCCGGGCGTGAGCCGGGTGCAGTACATGTCCAAGGAGGACGTGCTCAACCAGTACCGTGGGTACATGGCGGATTACGCCGTCCTGCTGGACGAATTTGAAAATGATAACCCCTTCAAGGCCAACTACCGTGTCTCTCTGGCGGATCTGAGCCAGATGCAGGCCATGAGCCAGAACTTCCAGAGCATTCCGGGCGTGTACAGTGTTACCGCCCCCATTGAGATGACCCAGACCTTTGTGGAGGTCCAGCGGGCCGTGACCAAGGTGGGCCAGATCGTGATCCTGGTGCTGATGGCGGTCAGCATCATCACGGTGGGCAGCACCATCCGCCTGAGCGTTTTTGCCCGCCGCCGTGAGATCGAGATCATGAAGTATGTGGGCGCGACCAACCACCTTGTCACCCTGCCCTTTTTTGTGGAGGGCCTGACCATGGGCCTGATCTCCGGTGCCATCACCTCGGTAGCCGGTATCTTCGGCTATGCCTACATCGTGCAGGCCTCCAGCACGCTGGGCGGGTTGTGGCAGCTGCTCATGGGCACCGCCATGGTGCCTGTGGATGCCGTCTGGCCCACCATCCTGACGTACAGTCTGGCCGGTGGTGCGCTGGTGGGTGCGCTGGGCAGCATGTTCTCCATCCGCAAGCATCTGAATGTGTAA